A genome region from Deinococcus depolymerans includes the following:
- the lysX gene encoding lysine biosynthesis protein LysX gives MADLAVLYDRIRPDEKMLFEALDDLGVPYDKVYTPQLKVTFDEQGRPGVPWKVAIERCVSQSRGHGVTRALEGFGVKVINPAHVIELCGDKLATNAALHAHGLPTPRTGVAFDGDAALTLIEEMGYPVVLKPTVGSWGRMVSRLNDRAAAEAVIEHKEVLGGPQHGIFYVQELINKPGRDIRAFVVGGQCIGAIYRTSEHWITNTARGAKASNCPVTPEIADLAVRAAAAVHGQIVAIDLVEDPGAQNGWGGLKIIEINHTMEFKNSVATTGVNIPRLMGEYAISLL, from the coding sequence ATGGCCGACCTCGCCGTCCTGTACGACCGCATCCGCCCCGACGAGAAGATGCTCTTCGAGGCCCTCGACGACCTCGGCGTGCCCTACGACAAGGTCTACACGCCCCAGCTGAAGGTCACCTTCGACGAGCAGGGCCGCCCGGGCGTGCCCTGGAAGGTCGCCATCGAACGCTGCGTCAGCCAGAGCCGCGGCCACGGCGTCACCCGCGCCCTCGAGGGCTTCGGCGTGAAGGTCATCAACCCCGCGCACGTCATCGAACTGTGCGGCGACAAACTCGCCACCAACGCCGCCCTGCACGCCCACGGCCTGCCCACCCCCCGCACCGGCGTGGCCTTCGACGGCGACGCGGCCCTGACCCTCATCGAGGAGATGGGCTACCCGGTCGTCCTGAAACCCACCGTCGGCTCGTGGGGCCGCATGGTCAGCCGCCTGAACGACCGCGCCGCCGCCGAGGCCGTCATCGAGCACAAGGAAGTCCTGGGCGGCCCGCAGCACGGCATCTTCTACGTGCAGGAACTCATCAACAAGCCCGGCCGGGACATCCGCGCCTTCGTGGTGGGCGGGCAGTGCATCGGCGCGATCTACCGCACCAGCGAACACTGGATCACCAACACCGCGCGCGGCGCGAAAGCCAGCAACTGCCCCGTCACGCCCGAAATCGCCGACCTCGCCGTGCGGGCCGCCGCCGCCGTCCACGGGCAGATCGTCGCCATCGACCTCGTCGAGGACCCGGGTGCCCAGAACGGGTGGGGCGGCCTGAAGATCATCGAGATCAACCACACCATGGAATTCAAGAACTCCGTGGCGACCACCGGCGTGAACATCCCACGCCTGATGGGCGAGTACGCCATCAGCCTGCTGTAG
- the lysW gene encoding lysine biosynthesis protein LysW, which translates to MATIQFENPDTGAIIELTNPELGELVTDDETGMEYEVVSIEPPRLEAAPQEAEDWGE; encoded by the coding sequence ATGGCTACCATTCAATTTGAAAACCCGGATACCGGTGCGATCATCGAACTGACCAACCCCGAACTCGGCGAACTCGTCACCGACGATGAGACCGGCATGGAATACGAGGTCGTGTCCATCGAACCGCCCCGCCTCGAAGCCGCCCCGCAGGAAGCGGAGGACTGGGGCGAGTGA
- a CDS encoding homoaconitate hydratase (catalyzes the formation of homoisocitrate from cis-homoaconitate), which produces MPRIWKFGDSVNTDDILPGKFAPFMAGEDVFQTFAFHYIRPEFAASVRPGDVLIGGRNWGLGSSREYAPQALKKLQVGGIVAPSFARIHYRNLLNLGIPAFEYDLTGLLEDGAEVSLDVPTGVLTYAGGTVQLPPPPEFLREALAEGSILAFFKKHGRFPGEPA; this is translated from the coding sequence ATGCCGAGAATCTGGAAATTTGGCGACAGCGTGAACACGGACGACATCCTGCCGGGCAAGTTCGCGCCGTTCATGGCGGGCGAGGACGTGTTTCAGACGTTCGCGTTCCATTACATCCGCCCGGAGTTCGCGGCATCCGTGCGGCCCGGTGACGTGCTGATCGGGGGGCGTAACTGGGGCCTGGGCAGCAGCCGTGAGTACGCCCCGCAGGCGTTGAAGAAGTTGCAGGTGGGCGGGATCGTCGCGCCGAGCTTCGCGCGGATCCACTACCGCAACCTCCTGAACCTGGGCATCCCGGCGTTCGAGTACGACCTGACCGGACTGCTGGAGGACGGTGCGGAGGTGTCCCTGGACGTGCCCACGGGCGTCCTGACGTACGCGGGCGGGACGGTGCAGTTGCCGCCGCCGCCGGAGTTCCTGCGTGAGGCGCTGGCGGAGGGAAGCATCCTGGCGTTCTTCAAGAAGCACGGGCGTTTTCCCGGCGAGCCCGCCTGA
- a CDS encoding VOC family protein, with product MNVRLDHSVLHVSDWALSNEFYARVLGAEVIPRGQGFAYRFGAQQLNLHGPALSPQPLARVPVAPGGSDLCFVWDGPVSGAAAHLSACGVPVELGPVARTGAQGDGLSVYFRDPDGSLLEFISYEQEGA from the coding sequence GTGAACGTCCGGCTGGATCACTCCGTGCTGCACGTTTCGGACTGGGCGCTTTCGAACGAGTTCTACGCACGGGTGCTGGGGGCCGAGGTCATCCCGCGCGGGCAGGGCTTCGCGTACCGCTTCGGGGCGCAGCAGCTGAACCTGCATGGGCCGGCCCTGAGTCCGCAGCCGCTGGCGCGCGTGCCGGTCGCGCCGGGCGGCAGTGACCTGTGCTTCGTGTGGGACGGTCCGGTCAGCGGGGCCGCCGCGCACCTGAGTGCGTGTGGCGTGCCGGTGGAACTGGGCCCGGTGGCCCGCACGGGCGCGCAGGGTGACGGTCTGAGCGTGTACTTCCGCGATCCGGACGGGTCGCTGCTGGAATTCATCAGTTACGAGCAAGAGGGGGCCTGA
- a CDS encoding inorganic pyrophosphatase — protein sequence MTDANFWAVLDTLVADAEVVVERPAGSAHPRFPDTRYPLDYGSLRGTTSGDGAEIDVFLGHSGARTVTGVVATVDARKRDAELKLLLDCTPEQMQMVQAFLSWPDSFGCVVLPRPVPA from the coding sequence GTGACCGACGCGAACTTCTGGGCGGTCCTCGACACCCTCGTGGCGGACGCCGAGGTGGTCGTCGAGCGGCCTGCCGGGTCGGCCCACCCGCGCTTCCCGGACACTCGCTACCCGCTCGACTACGGGTCACTGCGCGGCACGACTTCCGGCGACGGCGCGGAGATCGACGTGTTCCTGGGTCACTCCGGTGCGCGCACTGTGACGGGGGTGGTCGCCACTGTGGACGCCCGCAAGCGCGACGCGGAACTCAAACTGCTGCTGGACTGCACGCCCGAGCAGATGCAAATGGTGCAGGCATTCCTGTCCTGGCCGGATTCTTTCGGCTGCGTGGTGCTGCCGCGCCCGGTGCCCGCGTGA
- a CDS encoding 3-isopropylmalate dehydratase large subunit — MTNSIPRPQTMAEKILSRRGTHTVYAGDLAVVEVDQVMVVDSIAQSFIQRMQQDLNATPKYPGRVSIVIDHVAPASTVSVAQAQKEAREYAAQTGVRLFDVGRGICHQVLMEEGLARPGWIVLGSDSHSTTYGAVAAFGSGMGATDIALAAASGKTWLKVPESVKVTFTGDLRPGVTAKDVALEMIRRLGADGATYQSIEMHAGDRFTRGERMTLANLCVEAGAKAGLVVPGGEILTAYGYDIPEWVYPDGGATYVQSIEIDLGALNPRMSAPSEVDNVFDVAQLREDLRDVHVDQVFIGTCTNGRIEDLHAAADVLRGRRVAPGTRLLVIPASSQVMEDAMADGTLLTLQRAGAVLGTPGCGPCMGRHQGVLAPGEVCVSTSNRNFIGRMGDKDARIYLASPAVAAATAVMGRVALPEDVLSTPVPA, encoded by the coding sequence ATGACGAATTCCATCCCCCGCCCACAGACCATGGCGGAAAAGATCCTCTCCCGGCGCGGCACGCACACCGTGTACGCCGGGGACCTCGCGGTCGTCGAGGTGGATCAGGTCATGGTCGTGGACTCCATCGCCCAGAGCTTCATCCAGCGGATGCAGCAGGACCTGAACGCCACGCCCAAATACCCCGGGCGGGTCAGCATCGTGATCGATCACGTCGCGCCCGCCAGCACCGTCAGCGTCGCCCAGGCGCAGAAGGAAGCCCGCGAGTACGCCGCACAGACCGGCGTGCGCCTGTTCGACGTGGGGCGCGGCATCTGCCATCAGGTCCTGATGGAGGAAGGGCTGGCCCGGCCCGGCTGGATCGTGCTGGGCAGCGACAGTCATTCCACCACCTACGGCGCAGTCGCGGCGTTCGGCAGCGGCATGGGCGCCACCGACATCGCCCTGGCCGCCGCGAGCGGCAAGACGTGGCTGAAGGTTCCCGAGAGCGTGAAGGTCACCTTCACGGGCGACCTGCGGCCCGGCGTGACCGCCAAGGACGTCGCGCTGGAGATGATCCGCCGCCTCGGCGCGGACGGCGCCACCTACCAGAGCATCGAGATGCACGCCGGGGACCGCTTCACGCGCGGCGAACGCATGACCCTCGCCAACCTCTGCGTCGAGGCCGGCGCGAAGGCCGGACTGGTCGTCCCCGGCGGCGAGATCCTCACCGCGTACGGGTACGACATCCCCGAGTGGGTCTACCCGGACGGGGGCGCCACGTACGTGCAGAGCATCGAGATCGACCTGGGCGCCCTGAACCCCCGCATGAGCGCTCCCAGTGAGGTGGACAACGTGTTCGACGTCGCCCAGCTGCGCGAGGACCTCCGCGACGTGCACGTGGATCAGGTGTTCATCGGCACCTGCACGAACGGCCGCATCGAGGACCTGCACGCCGCCGCCGACGTCCTGCGCGGGCGGCGCGTTGCCCCCGGCACCCGCCTGCTGGTCATCCCGGCGAGCAGTCAGGTCATGGAGGACGCCATGGCCGACGGCACGTTGTTGACCCTGCAACGCGCCGGGGCGGTCCTGGGCACCCCCGGCTGCGGGCCGTGCATGGGCCGCCACCAGGGCGTCCTCGCGCCCGGCGAGGTCTGCGTCAGCACCAGTAACCGCAACTTCATCGGACGGATGGGGGACAAGGACGCCCGCATCTACCTCGCGTCACCCGCCGTGGCCGCCGCGACCGCCGTGATGGGCCGCGTCGCGCTGCCAGAGGACGTGCTGTCCACCCCGGTGCCCGCGTGA
- a CDS encoding triacylglycerol lipase: MSQPAPHRTSVLAALSAALLLASCGAPTRPDATTLPAPTVAGVPTPPEATAPARMTDLRDTAPPAPLNAQALDRSTPLILVHGLGGFGRDEALGLRYWGGLNDVQQDLRAQGYNVFTASMGPVSSNWDRAAELYAQIKGGCVDYGAAHAAEHRHARTDAAKCYPGFYPQWDAQHPVNLLGHSMGGQTARLLVKLLDDGDAANRASGGLFAGGRAGWVRSVMTVSSPNNGSPAADTLQDAVPMFKNLILAFAGSVGAVSPENFVYNFDLGQWGLSRAAGESFTTYNTRVFNSGIWNSRDQAAYDLSVDGAAALNASVGRSRTTRYFSWETNATTTGLISGWQYPTPTMNAVLQPIAYPYAWPLKPGLGNITGRSPGGAVTYSSAWWANDGIVPNTSMNAPTGQGSAAYTGQATTPGGWYRLGRVSGYDHIDITGNLSFRDVKTFYRNQAAFLASQN, translated from the coding sequence ATGTCACAACCTGCCCCGCACCGCACCTCCGTTCTTGCCGCCCTGAGCGCCGCCCTGCTGCTCGCCTCCTGCGGCGCCCCCACCCGCCCGGACGCCACCACCCTGCCCGCGCCCACGGTGGCGGGCGTGCCCACCCCGCCCGAGGCGACCGCCCCCGCCCGCATGACCGACCTGCGCGACACCGCCCCGCCCGCACCGCTGAACGCGCAGGCGCTGGACAGGAGCACGCCGCTGATCCTGGTACACGGCCTGGGCGGCTTCGGGCGGGACGAGGCGCTCGGCCTGCGCTACTGGGGCGGCCTGAACGACGTGCAGCAGGACCTGCGCGCCCAGGGCTACAACGTCTTCACGGCCAGCATGGGGCCGGTCAGCAGCAACTGGGACCGCGCCGCCGAACTGTACGCACAGATCAAGGGCGGCTGCGTGGACTACGGCGCGGCACACGCCGCCGAGCACCGGCACGCCCGCACCGACGCCGCCAAGTGCTACCCCGGCTTCTACCCGCAGTGGGACGCGCAGCACCCCGTCAACCTGCTGGGTCACTCCATGGGCGGCCAGACCGCGCGGCTGCTCGTGAAACTCCTGGATGACGGCGACGCTGCTAACCGCGCCAGCGGCGGCCTGTTCGCCGGGGGCCGCGCCGGGTGGGTGCGCAGCGTCATGACCGTCAGCAGCCCCAACAACGGCAGTCCCGCCGCCGACACCCTGCAGGACGCCGTGCCCATGTTCAAGAACCTGATCCTGGCCTTCGCGGGCAGCGTCGGCGCGGTCAGCCCCGAGAACTTCGTGTACAACTTCGACCTGGGCCAGTGGGGCCTGAGCCGCGCCGCGGGCGAGAGTTTCACCACGTACAACACCCGCGTGTTCAACTCCGGCATCTGGAACAGCCGCGATCAGGCGGCGTATGACCTGAGCGTGGACGGCGCGGCCGCCCTGAACGCCTCCGTGGGCCGCAGCCGCACCACGCGGTACTTCTCGTGGGAGACGAATGCCACCACCACCGGCCTGATCAGCGGCTGGCAGTACCCCACGCCCACCATGAACGCCGTCCTGCAACCCATCGCGTACCCCTACGCCTGGCCGCTGAAGCCCGGCCTGGGCAACATCACGGGCCGCAGCCCCGGCGGGGCCGTCACGTACAGCAGCGCGTGGTGGGCGAACGACGGGATCGTCCCGAACACCTCCATGAACGCCCCGACCGGGCAGGGCAGCGCCGCGTACACCGGGCAGGCCACCACGCCTGGGGGCTGGTACCGCCTGGGCCGCGTCAGCGGCTACGACCACATCGACATCACCGGCAACCTGTCATTCCGGGACGTGAAGACCTTCTACCGCAACCAGGCGGCATTCCTGGCCTCGCAGAATTAA